In Pelagibius sp. CAU 1746, the following proteins share a genomic window:
- a CDS encoding queuosine precursor transporter: protein MTEPRFASSPLGIAIGVAAMVFIVGLSNYAVQFPINDWLTWGALTYPVAFLVTDLTNRSLGPKAARQVIYAGFALAVVLSIWLATPRIAIASGSAFLVAQLLDVAVFNRLRAGVWWRAPVVSSTLGSIVDTTLFFSVAFAGTGLPWVTWALGDFGAKMAMAGCLLIPFRLLMPALRPHFASGEAPTASN from the coding sequence ATGACCGAACCGCGCTTTGCCTCTTCGCCCCTCGGGATCGCCATCGGCGTCGCCGCCATGGTGTTCATCGTCGGCCTGTCGAACTATGCGGTGCAGTTCCCCATCAACGACTGGCTGACCTGGGGGGCGCTCACCTATCCCGTCGCCTTCCTGGTGACCGACCTGACCAACCGCAGCCTGGGGCCCAAGGCCGCCCGCCAGGTGATCTATGCGGGCTTCGCCCTGGCCGTGGTGCTGTCGATCTGGCTCGCCACGCCGCGCATCGCCATTGCCTCGGGCAGCGCCTTCCTGGTCGCCCAACTTCTGGATGTCGCGGTGTTCAACCGCCTGCGCGCGGGCGTGTGGTGGCGGGCGCCGGTCGTGTCCTCCACGCTCGGCTCCATCGTCGATACGACGCTGTTCTTCTCCGTCGCCTTCGCCGGCACCGGCCTGCCCTGGGTCACCTGGGCGCTGGGCGATTTCGGCGCCAAGATGGCGATGGCCGGCTGCCTGCTGATCCCCTTCCGCCTGCTGATGCCGGCACTGCGTCCGCACTTCGCCTCCGGCGAGGCTCCGACCGCGTCCAACTGA
- a CDS encoding GcrA family cell cycle regulator, giving the protein MTWTEERVAELMRLWEAGRSASEIGRLLGVSKNSVVGKAHRMKLKARPSPIKRGATPPVRRSVAAAMPKPAAQVSVAPRQVQERPVAPAPARRPARPVARSGGKGPSCLWPIGDPGDQDFHFCGEPAVPGKPYCDEHCARAYIVRNRSDSEAA; this is encoded by the coding sequence ATGACTTGGACAGAAGAACGCGTTGCGGAACTCATGCGGCTCTGGGAAGCAGGGCGGAGTGCGTCGGAGATCGGCCGCCTGCTGGGGGTATCCAAGAATTCCGTCGTCGGCAAAGCGCACCGGATGAAGCTGAAAGCGCGTCCCTCGCCGATCAAGCGCGGCGCCACACCGCCAGTGCGCCGCAGTGTGGCGGCGGCCATGCCGAAGCCGGCAGCGCAGGTGTCCGTGGCGCCCAGGCAGGTGCAGGAGCGCCCGGTGGCGCCTGCGCCGGCACGGCGTCCGGCCCGTCCGGTGGCGCGGTCCGGCGGCAAGGGGCCGAGCTGCCTTTGGCCGATCGGCGATCCCGGCGACCAGGACTTCCATTTCTGCGGAGAGCCCGCGGTTCCCGGCAAGCCCTACTGCGACGAGCACTGCGCGCGGGCCTATATCGTGCGCAACCGCAGCGACTCGGAAGCGGCCTAG
- a CDS encoding adenine phosphoribosyltransferase: MNLKEHIRGIPDFPSPGILFYDISPLLAHADAWQATVDRLAEIVHEHEPDVLAGIESRGFLVAAPLALKLNKGFVMVRKKGKLPGATLPYTYDLEYGSDTIEIQADALQPGQKVFLVDDLLATGGTMNAAAQLLRSAGAEVTGAACIIELTFLKGRANLDIPVSTLLAYDS, from the coding sequence ATGAATCTGAAAGAGCACATCCGCGGCATTCCGGATTTCCCGAGCCCCGGCATCCTGTTCTACGACATCTCGCCGCTGCTGGCCCATGCCGATGCCTGGCAGGCCACCGTGGACCGGCTGGCCGAGATCGTCCACGAGCATGAGCCCGACGTTCTGGCGGGGATCGAATCCCGCGGCTTCCTGGTCGCCGCGCCGCTGGCGCTGAAGCTCAACAAGGGCTTCGTCATGGTGCGCAAAAAGGGCAAGCTGCCCGGCGCCACCCTGCCCTACACCTATGACCTGGAGTACGGCAGCGACACCATCGAGATCCAGGCCGACGCCCTGCAACCGGGCCAGAAGGTCTTCCTGGTGGACGACCTGCTTGCCACCGGCGGCACCATGAACGCCGCCGCTCAGCTGCTGCGCTCGGCCGGGGCGGAAGTGACCGGCGCCGCCTGCATCATCGAGCTGACCTTCCTCAAGGGCCGCGCCAACCTGGACATCCCGGTCTCCACGCTGCTGGCCTACGACAGCTAG
- the ggt gene encoding gamma-glutamyltransferase — protein sequence MGKEGQRQRRGAVACGHPATAAAADEILAEGGNAFDAVLAAFCAACAAEPVLASLGGGGFLLAQPANREPLLYDFFVQTPKQRPDPAALDFYPILADFGTATQEFQIGVGAVAVPGAVGGLFAIHDDLASLPMTRIVEPAARLAREGVELRPIDGYLFDVVSPILKATPEARGLFLNDEGRLLAPGERLRQPRLADSLEALAGEGARLFYEGDFARRLVRLCRESGGLLDEADLAEYRVERRKPFVCDYRGHRVTTNPPPSCGGILIAFALALLSKAEPARLGAGTLEGLDLLARVMSQTNKARIEAHLAEGAEIAAGRLFEPALLKRYQDEVGGHPGFSRGTTHISVVDGDGNLAAMSLSNGEGCGTLLPGCGIMLNNMLGEEDLNHGGFHRWPEDCRLSSMMAPSLATSDEGALYAIGSGGSNRIRTAVLQVLVNLLDHRMDMAAATEAPRLHVEGESANLEGGLPEAAAAALSGQGYRTIAWPRHNLFFGGVHGVALSADGALSAAGDPRRGGAALVRAA from the coding sequence ATGGGCAAAGAAGGGCAAAGGCAGCGGCGCGGCGCCGTGGCCTGCGGCCATCCGGCGACGGCGGCGGCGGCCGACGAGATCCTGGCCGAAGGCGGCAACGCCTTCGATGCGGTGCTGGCCGCCTTCTGCGCCGCCTGCGCGGCCGAGCCGGTGCTGGCGTCGCTGGGCGGCGGCGGCTTCCTGCTGGCCCAACCCGCAAACCGCGAGCCCCTGCTCTACGACTTCTTCGTGCAGACTCCCAAGCAGCGGCCGGACCCGGCTGCGCTGGATTTCTATCCGATCCTCGCCGACTTCGGCACGGCGACCCAGGAGTTCCAAATCGGCGTCGGCGCCGTGGCCGTGCCCGGCGCCGTCGGGGGCCTTTTCGCCATCCACGACGATCTCGCCAGCCTGCCGATGACGCGGATCGTCGAACCGGCGGCGCGCCTGGCGCGCGAGGGCGTCGAACTGCGCCCCATCGACGGCTATCTCTTCGACGTGGTCTCGCCGATCCTGAAGGCCACGCCGGAAGCGCGCGGCCTGTTCCTGAACGACGAGGGCCGGCTGCTCGCCCCCGGCGAACGCCTGCGCCAGCCGCGGCTGGCCGACAGCCTGGAGGCCCTGGCCGGTGAGGGTGCGCGCCTGTTCTACGAAGGCGACTTCGCCCGGCGTCTGGTGCGGCTGTGCCGGGAGTCCGGCGGCCTGCTGGACGAGGCCGACCTGGCGGAATACCGGGTCGAGCGACGCAAGCCCTTCGTCTGCGACTACCGCGGCCACCGGGTGACGACCAACCCGCCGCCCTCGTGCGGCGGCATCCTCATCGCCTTCGCCTTGGCGCTGCTGTCGAAAGCGGAGCCGGCGCGCCTCGGTGCCGGCACGCTGGAGGGACTGGACCTGCTGGCGCGGGTCATGAGCCAGACCAACAAAGCGCGCATCGAGGCCCACCTGGCCGAGGGGGCCGAGATCGCCGCCGGGCGGCTGTTCGAACCCGCCTTGCTGAAACGCTATCAGGACGAGGTCGGCGGGCACCCCGGCTTCAGCCGCGGCACCACCCACATCAGCGTCGTCGACGGCGACGGCAACCTGGCGGCCATGAGCCTCTCCAACGGCGAGGGCTGCGGCACCCTGCTGCCCGGCTGCGGCATCATGCTGAACAACATGCTGGGCGAGGAGGACCTGAACCACGGCGGCTTCCACCGCTGGCCTGAGGACTGCCGCCTCTCCTCCATGATGGCGCCCAGCCTCGCGACCAGCGACGAGGGCGCGCTCTACGCCATCGGCTCCGGCGGCTCGAACCGCATCCGTACCGCCGTGCTGCAGGTGCTGGTGAACCTGCTGGACCACCGTATGGACATGGCCGCGGCGACCGAGGCGCCGCGCCTCCATGTGGAAGGGGAGAGCGCCAACCTGGAAGGCGGCCTGCCGGAGGCCGCAGCCGCAGCCCTTTCCGGGCAGGGCTACCGCACCATCGCCTGGCCGCGCCATAACCTCTTCTTCGGCGGCGTGCACGGAGTGGCCCTCAGCGCCGACGGCGCGCTGTCCGCTGCCGGCGATCCGCGCCGCGGCGGCGCCGCCCTGGTCAGGGCAGCGTGA
- a CDS encoding PAS-domain containing protein, with protein MVEETTTFSFAAVMLVAAMAPAMLAVMALTTARQVEERPAQMWWAAGLGCEALRLSALSAASTFGPEYFQAVHEGGQALISLLLLGGALRFLGYNDHLRALLVAVGVIFIGTASCLIYPTVPRIVIVALNLCAAGGVGVAGILFWRHYRKQGRFVFILCAGTLLIFGTYLLTQLGRGILDPRLLAIDPNGDWRVVLHTGLVLSCMICMIFAALNAAQQAKATAERKAEGQARLMNAIVENIPVGVCLFDQDLKLVAFNSEFSKLLNIPRDLLESGATFQDLVRYNAARGEYGPALTEEEVERRTEIMMTSLQARMERIRPDGTVLENRNRRLANGGYVMVYTDITETKRIEAALRQSEQRYALALSGANEGIWEWGDAVQGVYVSRRLREIVDIKGSDPVIPVDTWLGRIHPEDLEEMQERMREHLRGHSEYYDHEYRMRGDDGGYRWVHSRGLGVRDESGHVYRMAGSLSDVTERKRAEHELLRAKETAEMANRTKGEFLATMSHELRTPLNAIIGFSELIIQEVFGAIGHENYRDYIQNIHESGNHLLTIINDILDVSKAEAGMIDLYEENVDLREVIASGLRLIGPRARENHIALTTDYDEPLSMVSADARRLKQILINLLSNAVKFTPAGGHITVRAWATPGLGAGFQVTDTGIGIAENDLERMLEPFTQVESGLSRKHEGTGLGLPLCRALIEVHGGELKLESTLGEGTCITVTLPLTRISEKTVDAA; from the coding sequence ATGGTAGAAGAGACCACCACCTTTTCCTTCGCAGCGGTCATGTTGGTCGCGGCCATGGCGCCGGCGATGCTGGCGGTCATGGCCCTGACCACCGCCCGGCAGGTGGAGGAGCGCCCGGCCCAGATGTGGTGGGCGGCCGGCCTGGGCTGCGAGGCCCTGCGGCTCAGCGCTCTCAGCGCCGCCTCAACCTTCGGCCCGGAGTATTTCCAGGCCGTCCATGAAGGCGGCCAAGCCCTCATCTCCCTGCTGCTTCTGGGCGGCGCGCTGCGCTTCCTCGGCTACAACGATCACCTGCGCGCCCTGCTGGTCGCCGTCGGGGTGATCTTCATCGGCACCGCGAGCTGCCTGATCTATCCAACGGTGCCGCGGATCGTCATCGTCGCGCTGAACCTCTGCGCCGCCGGCGGCGTCGGCGTTGCCGGCATTCTGTTCTGGCGCCACTACCGCAAGCAGGGACGCTTCGTCTTCATTCTCTGTGCCGGGACCCTGTTGATCTTCGGCACCTATCTGCTGACCCAGCTCGGCCGGGGCATCCTCGACCCCCGCCTGCTGGCCATCGACCCGAACGGCGACTGGCGGGTGGTCCTGCACACCGGCCTGGTGCTGTCCTGCATGATCTGCATGATCTTCGCGGCGCTGAACGCCGCCCAGCAGGCCAAGGCCACGGCGGAGAGAAAGGCGGAGGGCCAGGCCCGTCTGATGAACGCCATCGTCGAGAACATCCCGGTCGGCGTCTGCCTCTTCGACCAGGATCTCAAGCTGGTCGCCTTCAACAGCGAGTTCTCGAAGCTGCTCAACATTCCACGCGACCTGCTGGAAAGCGGCGCCACCTTCCAGGATCTGGTGCGCTACAACGCCGCGCGCGGCGAGTACGGACCCGCCCTGACCGAGGAAGAGGTCGAGCGCCGCACCGAGATCATGATGACCAGCCTGCAGGCGCGCATGGAGCGCATTCGCCCCGACGGCACGGTTCTGGAGAACCGCAACCGCAGACTGGCCAACGGCGGCTACGTGATGGTCTACACCGACATCACCGAGACCAAGCGGATCGAAGCCGCCCTGCGGCAAAGCGAGCAGCGCTACGCCCTGGCGCTGAGTGGAGCGAACGAGGGCATCTGGGAATGGGGCGACGCCGTGCAGGGCGTCTATGTATCACGGCGCCTTCGCGAGATCGTCGACATCAAGGGCAGCGACCCGGTGATCCCGGTCGACACCTGGCTGGGCCGCATCCATCCGGAAGACCTGGAGGAAATGCAGGAGCGGATGCGCGAGCACCTGCGGGGCCACAGCGAGTACTACGATCACGAATACCGCATGCGCGGCGACGACGGAGGGTACCGCTGGGTGCACTCCCGTGGCCTGGGCGTGCGAGACGAAAGTGGGCACGTCTACCGCATGGCGGGCTCGCTCAGCGACGTCACCGAACGCAAGCGGGCGGAGCACGAGCTGCTGCGGGCCAAGGAAACGGCCGAGATGGCCAACCGCACCAAGGGCGAATTCCTGGCGACCATGAGCCACGAACTGCGCACGCCGCTGAACGCAATCATCGGCTTCTCCGAGTTGATCATCCAGGAGGTCTTCGGCGCCATCGGCCACGAGAACTACCGCGACTACATCCAGAACATCCACGAGAGCGGCAATCACCTGCTCACCATCATCAACGACATCCTGGACGTCTCGAAAGCCGAAGCCGGCATGATCGATCTCTACGAAGAGAACGTCGACCTGCGCGAGGTCATCGCCTCGGGCCTACGCCTGATCGGGCCGCGCGCGAGAGAGAACCACATCGCGCTGACCACCGACTACGACGAGCCGCTGTCCATGGTGAGCGCCGACGCCCGGCGCCTGAAGCAGATCCTGATCAACCTGCTGTCCAACGCCGTGAAATTCACGCCCGCCGGCGGCCACATCACCGTTCGCGCCTGGGCCACGCCCGGCCTCGGCGCCGGGTTCCAGGTCACCGACACCGGCATCGGCATCGCCGAGAACGACTTGGAACGCATGCTGGAGCCTTTCACCCAGGTCGAATCCGGCCTCAGCCGCAAGCACGAGGGCACCGGCCTGGGCCTGCCGCTGTGCCGCGCCCTCATCGAGGTGCACGGCGGCGAATTGAAGCTGGAAAGCACGCTGGGCGAAGGCACCTGCATCACCGTGACCCTGCCGCTCACGCGCATCAGCGAGAAGACCGTCGACGCCGCTTGA
- a CDS encoding sigma-70 family RNA polymerase sigma factor, producing MARADETVLEHIPALRRYARSLAGDAAEADDLVQESLSRALARRQKAGAQAGEIRNLRAYLFTILHNAHVDRLNDRRRWSYSVPEEVLENRLARPAPQHGQLELNDLAMALQRLPEEQRQAVLLVGYEGMAYKDAAQVLDVPIGTVMSRLSRGREALRRMMAGAPLANLRPVGDPGKGSKKAPLPCAKLRKAR from the coding sequence GTGGCAAGAGCGGACGAGACGGTTCTGGAACATATCCCCGCCCTGCGCCGCTATGCGCGCTCCCTGGCCGGCGATGCCGCGGAAGCGGACGACCTGGTGCAGGAGAGTCTGAGCCGCGCCCTGGCGCGGCGTCAGAAGGCGGGCGCACAGGCAGGCGAAATCCGCAATCTGCGGGCCTACCTCTTCACCATCCTGCACAACGCCCACGTCGATCGCCTGAACGACCGGCGGCGCTGGAGCTACAGCGTTCCCGAGGAGGTGCTGGAAAACCGGCTCGCGCGCCCGGCGCCGCAGCACGGGCAGCTGGAACTGAACGATCTGGCGATGGCGCTGCAACGCCTGCCCGAGGAGCAGCGCCAGGCGGTTCTCCTGGTCGGCTACGAAGGCATGGCCTACAAGGACGCGGCCCAGGTTCTGGACGTGCCCATCGGCACGGTGATGTCGCGCCTGTCGCGCGGCCGTGAAGCGCTGCGCCGCATGATGGCCGGCGCGCCCCTGGCCAATCTGCGGCCGGTCGGCGACCCGGGCAAGGGATCCAAGAAGGCGCCTCTCCCCTGCGCCAAGCTGCGGAAGGCCAGATGA
- a CDS encoding CHASE2 domain-containing protein, with amino-acid sequence MRWTDALVALVIACLAAYLAVQPLPRDLEGAAYDLLLRARQEVYGQSTHPRPPGGSPVVVVALDRETALRPPFDRLPQELWTPQIAAVMDRVLAGGALIVAQHETFATSGALLREGYDADYLAVLASAGKEGRIVLGRRAPAPERLGPLPGYVEAVGGDRNLRRIALHADGDGVLRRAALYESSRDSTGTVSLNPSLALELAARVIGERPHLLNGDSLMLGRYAVPGSDDNAMLLNFQGGDGGIPMFSLGDLHACAEDGDETFFRKHFDNRVVLFGRSDVPRIRKVTAARFLNVHNADRAAARCRLPAMQSLVRADDGATTPEVVVTATAVRNLLQRDAVKTLPLYAAALVSGLLAMAAALAVLRVSAVLALPAIPVLLAAWSYLAVVMLAHENWLMPLAQPFSAIAIAIVAAWSYRGARRLYPRLRSA; translated from the coding sequence ATGCGTTGGACTGACGCGCTTGTGGCACTGGTGATTGCCTGCCTGGCGGCCTATCTGGCCGTTCAGCCGCTGCCGCGCGATCTGGAAGGCGCCGCCTACGACCTGTTGCTGCGCGCGCGGCAGGAGGTTTATGGACAGAGCACCCATCCGCGTCCGCCGGGAGGATCGCCCGTGGTCGTGGTGGCGCTGGACCGGGAAACCGCGCTGCGTCCGCCTTTCGACCGCCTGCCGCAGGAACTGTGGACGCCGCAGATCGCTGCGGTGATGGACCGCGTCCTGGCCGGCGGCGCGCTGATCGTCGCCCAGCACGAAACCTTCGCCACTTCCGGCGCGCTCCTGCGCGAAGGTTATGACGCCGACTATCTGGCCGTGCTCGCAAGCGCCGGCAAAGAGGGCCGCATCGTGCTCGGCCGCCGCGCTCCGGCCCCAGAGCGGCTTGGCCCGCTGCCCGGCTATGTCGAGGCCGTCGGCGGCGACCGCAACCTGCGCCGCATCGCGCTCCATGCCGACGGCGACGGCGTGCTGCGCCGCGCGGCGCTCTACGAGAGCAGCCGCGACAGCACCGGGACCGTCAGCCTCAACCCCTCGCTGGCGCTTGAACTGGCGGCCCGCGTCATCGGCGAGCGGCCGCATCTGCTCAACGGCGACTCCCTCATGCTCGGGCGCTATGCGGTGCCGGGTTCGGACGACAACGCCATGCTGCTGAACTTCCAGGGCGGCGATGGCGGCATTCCGATGTTCTCCCTGGGCGATCTCCATGCCTGTGCGGAGGACGGCGACGAGACCTTCTTCCGCAAGCATTTCGACAACCGGGTGGTGTTGTTCGGGCGCAGCGACGTGCCGCGTATCCGCAAGGTGACGGCCGCCCGCTTCCTGAACGTGCACAACGCCGACCGCGCCGCCGCGCGCTGCCGCCTGCCGGCGATGCAGAGCCTTGTCCGGGCGGACGACGGCGCCACCACGCCGGAAGTGGTGGTGACCGCGACGGCGGTGCGCAACCTGCTGCAGCGCGACGCGGTGAAGACGCTGCCGCTCTACGCCGCAGCCCTGGTGTCCGGCCTGCTCGCGATGGCGGCGGCCTTAGCCGTGCTGCGGGTCAGCGCGGTCCTGGCGCTGCCGGCGATCCCGGTCTTGCTGGCGGCCTGGAGCTACCTGGCGGTGGTCATGCTGGCGCATGAGAACTGGCTGATGCCGCTGGCCCAGCCGTTCTCGGCCATCGCCATCGCGATCGTCGCGGCCTGGAGCTATCGCGGTGCCAGGCGCCTTTATCCGCGTCTCCGCTCTGCCTGA
- a CDS encoding amidase yields the protein MNDDIALMTATQLVKLYRAGELSPVDATQAALDRIQRYDGKLNAFNLVAAESALAAAAESEERWRLGAPRGPLDGVPTSIKDVLLTKGWPTLRGSKAVSRDQAWEEDAPSVARLREHGAVFLGKTTTPEFGWKGITDSPLDGITRNPWNPATTPGGSSGGASAALAAGMGALALGSDAGGSVRIPAGFTGVFALKATFGRVPAWPLSPFGTLANIGPMTRSVADTALLLNVMSEPDPRDPYGLPYHGTDYTNGLGDGIAGLKIAYSPTLGGHEVDPEIADLVAGAVQVLAGLGAEIVEAEPDFTGADEVFRIHWYAGAAKLLQRFDAAAIAGMDPGLQEVAEEGRSYGLLDYMGAVARREALTAAANRFHEDYDLLVTPCLPIPAFEAGEEVPLGSGMTRWPEWTPFTYPFNLTMQPAASVPCGLTAAGLPAGLQIVGPRFADGLVLRAARAYEQAAPWPFPDLEETLKD from the coding sequence ATGAATGACGACATTGCCCTGATGACCGCGACGCAACTGGTAAAGCTCTACCGCGCCGGGGAGCTGTCGCCGGTGGACGCGACGCAGGCGGCCCTTGACCGTATCCAGCGCTACGACGGCAAGCTCAACGCCTTCAACCTGGTCGCCGCCGAGAGCGCCCTGGCCGCCGCCGCGGAATCCGAGGAACGCTGGCGGCTGGGCGCGCCGCGCGGGCCGCTGGACGGCGTCCCTACCTCCATCAAGGATGTATTGCTGACCAAGGGCTGGCCGACGCTGCGCGGTTCCAAGGCGGTTTCCCGCGACCAGGCCTGGGAGGAAGACGCGCCCTCGGTGGCGCGGCTGCGCGAGCACGGCGCCGTCTTCCTGGGCAAGACCACGACGCCGGAGTTCGGCTGGAAAGGCATCACCGATTCGCCGCTGGACGGCATCACCCGCAATCCCTGGAACCCGGCGACCACGCCCGGCGGATCCAGCGGCGGCGCCTCGGCGGCGCTGGCCGCCGGCATGGGCGCCCTGGCGCTGGGCAGCGACGCCGGCGGCTCCGTGCGCATCCCCGCCGGCTTCACCGGGGTCTTCGCGCTGAAAGCCACCTTCGGTCGGGTGCCGGCCTGGCCGCTCAGCCCCTTCGGCACCCTGGCCAACATCGGCCCCATGACCCGCAGCGTCGCCGACACCGCGCTGCTGTTGAACGTGATGAGCGAGCCGGACCCGCGCGACCCCTACGGCCTGCCCTACCACGGCACCGACTACACCAACGGCCTGGGCGACGGCATCGCCGGCCTGAAAATCGCCTACAGCCCGACGCTGGGAGGGCACGAGGTGGACCCGGAGATCGCCGACCTGGTCGCCGGGGCCGTGCAGGTGCTGGCCGGCCTCGGCGCCGAGATCGTCGAGGCCGAGCCCGATTTCACCGGCGCCGACGAGGTCTTCCGCATCCACTGGTACGCCGGCGCGGCCAAGCTGCTGCAGCGCTTCGACGCCGCGGCCATCGCCGGGATGGACCCGGGCCTGCAGGAAGTGGCCGAGGAGGGCCGCAGCTACGGCCTGCTGGACTACATGGGCGCGGTAGCGCGGCGCGAGGCCCTGACGGCGGCGGCCAACCGCTTCCACGAGGATTACGACCTGCTGGTGACGCCCTGCCTGCCGATCCCCGCCTTCGAGGCCGGCGAGGAAGTGCCGCTGGGCAGCGGCATGACGCGCTGGCCCGAATGGACGCCCTTCACCTACCCCTTCAACCTGACCATGCAGCCGGCCGCCAGCGTGCCCTGCGGCCTCACCGCCGCCGGGCTGCCCGCCGGGCTGCAGATCGTCGGACCGCGCTTCGCCGACGGCCTGGTGCTGCGCGCGGCGCGCGCCTACGAGCAGGCCGCGCCCTGGCCCTTCCCCGATCTGGAAGAAACGCTGAAAGATTGA
- a CDS encoding amidase produces MTDRHEAAGDEGAGNPFAALDAGRPPWDALGAFVPAPQPHIAGRDGGPLSGLRFAAKDIFDVAGYVTGCGNPDWARSHAPAAAHAAAVQALLDAGAELAGKTVTDELAYSLNGQNFHYGTPTNVNAPGRIPGGSSSGSAAAVAGGLVDFALGSDTGGSVRVPASYCGIFGLRPTHGRVSLAGVMPLAPSFDTVGWFAREAGLLRRVGQVLLGGARQGEAGRWRRLLVAEDAFALATPAAAAALAPLVERLEQRLSRAEKVAVIDNDPESWMLRFRHIQAREVIDSHGAWIAGTHPVFGPESRERFDWAASVTEAQAAPARVARETLAARLAEMLGEDALLCLPAAPGVAPRCESTAAELQSHRGAVLSLTAIAGLARLPQVSLPLARVEGCPLALSLIAPAGADEDLLAFAEVLCAAEERQDL; encoded by the coding sequence ATGACCGATCGGCATGAAGCGGCCGGCGACGAAGGTGCTGGCAATCCCTTTGCAGCTTTGGACGCGGGGCGGCCGCCATGGGATGCGCTGGGCGCCTTCGTGCCGGCGCCGCAGCCGCACATCGCCGGCCGTGACGGAGGCCCGCTGAGCGGCCTGCGTTTTGCGGCCAAGGACATCTTCGACGTGGCCGGCTACGTCACCGGCTGCGGCAATCCGGACTGGGCGCGCAGCCACGCCCCCGCGGCCGCTCACGCGGCGGCGGTGCAGGCGCTGCTGGACGCCGGGGCCGAACTGGCCGGCAAGACCGTCACCGACGAGCTGGCCTACAGCCTCAACGGTCAGAACTTCCACTACGGCACACCCACCAACGTGAACGCGCCCGGCCGCATCCCCGGCGGCTCCTCCTCCGGCTCCGCCGCCGCGGTGGCCGGCGGCCTGGTCGACTTCGCGCTGGGCAGCGATACCGGCGGTTCGGTGCGCGTTCCTGCCAGCTACTGCGGCATCTTCGGCCTGCGCCCCACCCATGGACGCGTCTCGCTGGCCGGAGTCATGCCGCTGGCGCCCAGCTTCGACACCGTCGGCTGGTTCGCGCGCGAGGCCGGCCTGCTGCGCCGCGTTGGGCAGGTGCTGCTCGGCGGCGCGCGGCAAGGTGAGGCGGGGCGCTGGCGCCGCCTGCTGGTCGCCGAGGACGCCTTTGCCCTGGCCACCCCCGCGGCGGCGGCAGCCCTGGCGCCGCTGGTCGAGCGCCTGGAGCAGCGTCTCAGCCGCGCCGAGAAGGTCGCGGTGATCGACAATGACCCCGAGAGCTGGATGCTGCGCTTCCGCCATATTCAGGCGCGCGAGGTCATCGACTCGCATGGCGCCTGGATCGCCGGGACGCACCCCGTTTTCGGGCCGGAATCGCGTGAGCGCTTCGACTGGGCGGCTTCGGTCACCGAGGCGCAGGCCGCCCCGGCGCGCGTGGCGCGCGAGACCTTGGCCGCGCGGCTGGCCGAGATGCTGGGGGAGGATGCCCTGCTCTGCCTGCCGGCGGCGCCGGGTGTCGCGCCGCGTTGCGAGAGCACGGCGGCGGAACTGCAGTCGCACCGCGGCGCCGTACTGAGCCTGACCGCCATTGCCGGCCTCGCCCGCCTGCCGCAGGTCTCGCTGCCGCTGGCGCGGGTCGAGGGCTGTCCCCTGGCCCTCTCGCTGATTGCCCCGGCCGGCGCCGACGAGGATCTGCTGGCTTTCGCCGAGGTCCTCTGCGCGGCGGAGGAGCGCCAGGATCTGTGA
- a CDS encoding TIGR02281 family clan AA aspartic protease translates to MSSLHEDGGAASGLLTHSLRLAVAVVVTGLVVMFVVEEEEPGARVIAVEDVTPGGGGMEFGGTTAGAYSELVLHAGAHGHFMVDAAVNGELLRFMVDTGASSIYLTPEDAERLGWPAQRLTFSERYGTAAGEVRAAPVTLRSLRIGQLELYDLPASVGEQSSGISLLGMSFLKRLESYQVRGDTLILSY, encoded by the coding sequence ATGAGCAGCTTGCACGAAGACGGTGGCGCGGCCAGCGGCCTGCTGACCCACAGCCTGCGGCTGGCGGTGGCGGTGGTCGTTACGGGCCTGGTGGTGATGTTCGTCGTCGAGGAGGAAGAGCCCGGCGCGCGGGTCATCGCGGTCGAGGACGTGACCCCCGGCGGTGGCGGCATGGAATTCGGCGGCACCACTGCGGGGGCCTATTCGGAGCTGGTGCTGCACGCCGGGGCGCACGGTCACTTCATGGTCGATGCCGCAGTCAACGGCGAATTGTTGCGCTTCATGGTCGATACCGGGGCCAGTTCCATCTACCTGACCCCGGAAGACGCCGAGCGGCTCGGCTGGCCGGCGCAGCGCCTCACCTTCTCGGAGCGCTATGGCACCGCGGCGGGCGAAGTGCGCGCCGCGCCGGTGACGCTGCGCTCTCTGCGCATCGGCCAGTTGGAGCTCTACGACCTGCCCGCCTCGGTCGGCGAGCAGTCGTCGGGCATCTCGCTGCTCGGCATGTCCTTCCTGAAGCGCCTGGAAAGCTACCAGGTGCGCGGCGACACCTTGATCCTCTCCTATTGA